In one window of Tachypleus tridentatus isolate NWPU-2018 chromosome 2, ASM421037v1, whole genome shotgun sequence DNA:
- the LOC143245591 gene encoding E3 SUMO-protein ligase KIAA1586-like, translating to MYSALNHVVQDEMQTDFWASPFPFFALEADKATDAENTSILIIYIRYLSSLHEVTSRFLAVLELTNIGTDSIYNTIHSVMADRGLFDVDLVGLATDGANAMVGIKTGVATKVKEECPWIITSHCLAHRLQSAAEKAANQVLYLVKYISVLNQFAKSLKYSPKLCQVLEENKALHGEKSKKSSKCSSHDGSLLMIPSKH from the coding sequence ATGTACAGTGCTCTAAATCATGTAGTTCAGGATGAAATGCAGACAGACTTTTGGGCATCACCTTTCCCATTTTTTGCTCTTGAAGCAGATAAAGCAACTGATGCAGAAAACAcctctatactgataatttatatcaggtatCTTTCATCATTACATGAGGTTACAAGTCGATTCCTTGCTGTGCTTGAGCTGACCAACATTGGGACTGATTCTATCTACAACACAATACACTCAGTCATGGCAGATCgaggattgtttgatgttgacttggTTGGACTTGCAACTGATGGTGCAAATGCCATGGTGGGAATAAAAACAGGTGTTGCTACAAAAGTTAAGGAGGAATGTCCctggataataacaagtcattgtttGGCACACAGATTACAGTCGGCAGCTGAAAAGGCAGCAAACCAGGTGCTATACCTTGTGAAgtatatttcagttttgaaccagtttgcaaaaagcctgaaatattctccCAAGTTGTGTCAGGTTCTGGAAGAGAACAAAGCATTGCATGGAGAGAAAAGCAAAAAATCAAGCAAGTGTTCTTCACACGATggctctcttttaatgattcCGTCCAAGCACTAG